The sequence CTGCACATGAGATAATACATTTTATAGGAAACGACGACCATTGGATATAGAAGCACAGTTTTTTACTGTGCTTTTTTATTTTCAGAATTCCTATATGAGTTTGTAAGGATACACCTTGTGTGTTACCATCGAAATAAAGAGAATTTCGAGGGGATTATAATGAATAAAAGAGTCTTAAGTTCCAGTTATCTGGGAGCAGAATCATTTTTAGTAGAAACAGAGATAGATATAAGTAGTGGTTTGCCAATATTTTCTATAATTGGGCTGGGAGATACTGCTATTTCAGAAAGCAAAGATAGAATAAGAACAGCTCTGAAAAATAGTGACTTCAGATTGGAACCTAAAAAAATAATAGTAAATCTATCTCCTGCAGGTGTAAAAAAAGAGGGAGCTCACTTTGATTTGCCAATAGCTATTGGTATTATGTGTGCTATGGGCTTTATAAAGGACAGATATGATGTTTTAAACAATTATCTCTTCATAGGTGAATTATCTCTCAATGGAAATATAAAATCTGTTAGAGGTGCTATTAACACTGTTATATTTGCTAAGGAAAATGGATATAAAGGAGTGGTTTTACCTCTGGAGAATTATCAGGAGGCTTCCCTTATAAAAGATATAGATATTATTCCTGTATCTACTTTAAGTGAAGCTGCCTTTTTTATTTCTAAAAATGAGATTTCAAAACCACCCTTAAAAAATATCCTCCCTGAAATAGAAAATGACCTGGATTTTTCAGATGTAAAGGGGCAGGTAATGGCTAAAAGAGGTCTTGAAATAGCTGCTGCTGGAAAACATAATATAATTTTAATAGGAAGTCCTGGCTCTGGCAAATCCATGCTTTGCAAAAGAATTCAGGGGATTATGCCCCCTATGAGTGAAAAAGAGATAATTGAAGCTACTAAAATACACAGCATTGCAGGAGAATTAAATGAAAATACACCAATAGTTAACATTCCACCCTTTAGAGCTCCACACCATACAAGCAGTCCTGTTGCTATAATTGGTGGTGGTAAAAAAATAACTCCTGGGGAAGTATCTCTGGCTTCTGGTGGAATACTGTTTTTAGATGAAATAGGAGAATTTCCAAGAAGTGTATTAGAAAGTTTAAGACAGCCTCTTGAAGATAAAAAAGTTTCTATTTCAAGAGCACTTTATAGAGCTGAATTTAAAACTGACTTTATCTTTCTTGCTGCAAGTAATCCATGTCCATGTGGATTTTATTACGAAGGAGATAAATGTATCTGTACTCAAACAGAGGTAGACAAATACATGAAGAAATTCTCTGGGCCAATAATGGATAGAATAGATATGCATATTGAAATAAGAAGACTTTCTGAACAAGAGCTTATGTCAGAAGAAAAAAGTGAGTCTTCCACTGCTATACGTAAAAGAGTAATAAAAGCCAGAAATATTCAATATAAAAGATTTGGCAGTGAACTTTGTAATGGAGAGATGACCCAAAAGGATATTAAAAAATATTGTACTCTGTCTGGAGAATTAAAAAACTATTTCAAACAGGTAATAAAGGCGATGGAAATATCTGCAAGAGGATATGATAAAATTCTTAAAATAGCAAGAACCATTGCAGACTTAGATAATTCTAAAAATATTGAAAAAGAGCATCTTATGGAAGCTGTATCCTTTAGGACCAGATAAGACCTTAATGTTATTGATTTTATTCTCTTCTTTCTATATACTTAAGATAAATAGAAAAGAGGAGGGAAATATGAATAATTTTATAGATATAATTAAAATTTTTGCCAATATAGATAATAAAACTAAAAATAAAATAGCAGCATTTTCACAAATAAAACTCTATAAAAAAGGAGAGCACCTCTTCTTAGATAGAGATAATGTAAATACTCTCTTCTTTATTGTTGATGGGATAGCTGCTCTATATAAAATAGGTCCATCTCTTGATAAAAAAGTCATTTTTATACATGGAAAAGGGGATTTTTTAAATGAGGTTATTATTCAAAAACCTGTTGCCTCATTAAATTGTGAACTATTATGTAATTCAAAAATACTTGAGATAAATGTTTCAGAATTTGAAAATCTTATGAAAGAGGATTTTACTCTATGTAAAAATACCTTAAATGGTATGGCCTACAGAATAAGAAGAATGTTTCATCAGTTAAAAAATACATCTAACTCTGTAAGACTTGATAAACAGATTGCCTCAAAACTATGGAAATTTTCAAGAGATTTTGGTAAAAATACTCCAAATGGAATAGAGATTGGATTCAAGCTATCTATATCATATCTCGCAGATATTGTTGGTTCTAAAAGAGAAACTGTATCAAGACAATTAAAAGTTCTCTCTGAAGAAAACCTTATTCTTGTAAAAAGAAATCGAATAATAGTCAAAGATAAAGATAAACTTTTAAATTATTTTAAAAAAACGTGATAAATCTTACTAAACCCATATTGCTTTTTTGCTATAATTAAAATCAGAAATTTTAAAAAGTAGCAAGGAGGACAATATGGGTTTTCAATTGAGTGAGAAAGATATCAACCTGTTTTTCAATAGTTTAAAAGATGAGTATGATATCTATGCTCCAGTGGTTTATGAAAATGGTGGAAGATTTTCTGATACTGATTGTATAAGATATGGAAAAGTTAACAAAGTGGAAGAGATTGAATTTAATAAGAAGTCTGAATTTTCCTTTAAAGAGGTTATTCTTCCAATAGTTCAAACTCTTTTTTATTTTACTGAAGATGTAGTAAAAGAAGCTGATAATAGAAAAAAAGGAGCTGTAATCTTTTTAAGAAGCTGTGATTTAAATGCAGTGAAAAGACTAGACCAAATTTACTTAGCAAATGGCAATGAAGATTTTTACTATAAGAGATTAAGAGATAGAGTCAAGTTTATACTTATTGGGTGCAAAAACTCTTTTGATAACTGCTTCTGTGTAGATATGAATACAAATAGATGTGAAAATTATTCAATGGCTATGAACTACTCAGAAGATGGTCTTTTTGTAGATATAAAAGATAAAGAGTGGGAAGAATTTTTTAAAACTCATAATACAAAGAAAATAGATGTAACTCCTGACTATGTAACAGAAAATAATATAAAAGTAAATATTCCTAAAAATTTAAGTAGTGATGTGGCAAAAAGCACTCTTTGGAACCAATATGATTCGAGATGTATTGCCTGTGGAAGATGCAATTTTGTATGCCCTACATGTACATGTTTCACAATGCAGGATATTTTCTATAGAGATAATGGACGTGTTGGAGAAAGAAAAAGAGTTTGGGCTTCATGCATGGTTGATGGATACACAGATGTAGCTGGTGGCGGTGCATATCGTAAACAGCATGGACAGCGTATGAGATTTAAAGTCCTTCACAAAGTTTTAGATTTCAAACAGCGTTTTGGATATCATATGTGTGTTGGTTGTGGAAGATGCGATGATATCTGCCCAGAATATATATCTTTTTCAAATGCAATAAATAATCTGGAAAAAGCTATGGAAGAGGTGACTGAAAAAAATGACTAATGAGTACATACCATTTCTATCTGAGATAGTAGAGGTAATAAAACATACTGATATAGAGTATACTTTTAGAATGAGATACACTAAAGATGACGTAAAGCCTGGTCAATTTTTTGAAGTCTCTATTCCTAAATATGGTGAAGCACCTATTTCAGTAAGTGGAATAGGAAAAGATACAATAGATTTTACTATTAGAAAAGTTGGAAAAGTTACTAATGAGATATTTGAAAAATATGTTGGAGAAAAATTATTCTTAAGAGGTCCATATGGAAATGGATTTGATATTGATATTTATAAAAATAAGGAACTTGTTATAGTAGCTGGTGGTACTGGAGTTTCTCCTGTAAGAGGGGTAATAGAATACTTTGCAGACCATAGAGATGAAGTTAAGGATTTAAAATTAATAACTGGATATAAAGGACCTGAATTTATTCTTTTTAAAGATGATATTCCTAAATGGAAGGAGAAAATGGAATATATTCTAACTGTTGACCAAGGTGAAGAAACTACTCAATACAAAGTAGGTCTTGTAACAGAATTTATACCAAAATTAAAATTTAAAGATATTTCTTCTGCCGTTGCAATAGTAGTAGGTCCTCCTGCAATGATGAAATTCTCATCCTTAGCTCTTCTAAAGGCAGGAATCAAGCCTGAAAACATATGGATTTCCCAAGAGAGAAAGATGTGCTGCGGAATTGGTAAATGTGGTCACTGTAAAATAGGTGATATCTATGTATGTGTAGATGGCCCTGTATTTAACTATGTTAAAGGTCGTACTTTGTTAGATTAGGAGTGAAAAAATGGATATAAACACTAAAGATATTAAGAAAAATGCTTTCAGAGTAACTAAAGTGAGAGGTTTTACTGCTTCAAGAGTTCGTGTTCCTGGTGGACATCTTGATGCAAAATTTCTTTCAATGATACAGGAGATTGCTCAAACTTATGGAAATGGACTTGTACATATTACAAGCCGTCAAGGATTTGAAATACCTGGAATACCATTTGAAAAAATCCCTGAAGTAAATGCCAAGTTACAACCTATAATAGAAGGATTAGGAATAAATCAACCTGAAAAAGGAAAAGGATATTCAGCTTCTGGTACAAGAAATATAACTGCATGTATTGGAAATAATGTATGTCCTTTCGCATGTTATGATACTTCAAGTTTTGCTAAAAGAATTGAAAAAGAAGTATTTCCACATGATTTGCATTTTAAAATAGCTCTTACAGGTTGTCCTAATGATTGTGCCAAAGTTAGAATGCATGACTTTGGAATTATGGGAATGACACTTCCTCAATTTAATCCTGATAGATGTGTAAGTTGTGGTGCATGTGTAAGAGCATGTCAAAGAAAATCAACTGGAGCTTTAACCTCTGTCAACTATAGACCTGAAAGAGACCATGAAAGATGCATAGGTTGTGGAGAATGCGTTCTTAACTGCCCTAACATGGCATGGACTAGAAGTAAAAAGAAATATTATAGACTTACTCTTCTTGGAAGAACAGGAAAGAAAAATCCAAGATTAGGAGAAGACTTCTTAAAATGGACTGATGAAGATACTATAACTAAAGTTATTTTAAATACATATGACTATGTTACAAAATATATATCAAAAGATGCTCCAGGGGGAAAGGAACATATTGGATATATCGTAGATAGAACTGGTTTTGAAGAGTTTAAAAAATGGGCTCTTAAAGATATTAACCTTTCAGAAGAAACTGAAGTATATACACCAATCTATTGGAAAGGTGTTAAGTATTAACTATAAAAGCATATAAATTTAATCCTCCCCCCTTTTTACTAGTAAACTTAGTTAAAAGGGGGATTTTCCATTAAAATAATCCCCTCTCTCTTCTAAATTTTTTTCTATTGTATTTTAAATTGCTATTTATCTTCAACTATAATTTTAAATACCATTGCTACATCTGAATCAGGACAACAGAATCTATAATCTCCATTTGAAGTAGTAGGAAGATCCCCATTGTAACGTAGAATATCTATATATGGAAATCCACTATGCAATGCCATAGGGCAAATTTTCCCTCTATCAATATCAAAATCAAATTTTTCTCCAATTTTATGACATCTATGACAATTATATTTTCCAAGTTTATCCACTATTTCTAATATTATTTTTGGCTTTCTCATGCTATGCCTCCTAAATATATTTATATATCTATTATACTATATAAAATGAAGATTTTTAATTTATCTAAATTTTTTCTAACTTTTACAATTTATGCCCACTTTCTGCACTTATCTTATCCATAAAAAGTATACTATTATTAAAAGTGTAGTGAAATTGTGATAACTATGCTATAATAATAAGGTAAAAAATCTTAATGGAGGCAATAATGAGAGAAGAAAAGTATAGTATTGAATTTTTAAACGAAGACAGAATTAACAGTATACTTAACTCTGCCAAAGAAAAATCTCAGGATAAAGAGATTGTTACCAAGATATTAGAAAAAGCTAAAGCAGCACTTGGAATCACTGCTGAAGAAGCTGCAATTCTTTTAAACATACAAGATCAAGATCTTTTAAATGAAATGTTTAAAGTTGCAAAATCAATCAAAGAAAAAATCTATGGTAAAAGAATCGTTATGTTTGCTCCTTTATATGTAAGTAACTACTGTGTAAATAACTGTAAATACTGTGGTTACCAACACTGTAATGACAAACTATCAAGAAAAAAATTAACAAGAGAACAGCTAGTTGAAGAGGTAAAAGCACTTGAAAAATTAGGACACAAAAGAATAGTATTAGAAGCTGGAGAAGACCCTATTAACTGTTCTTTAGATTACATTTTACAATGTATCAAAGATATCTATTCAATTAAATTTGAAAATGGAAATATCAGAAGAATAAATATCAATATTGCTGCAACTACTGTTGAAAACTACAGAAAATTAAAAGCAGCAGAAATAGGTACATATACTCTATTCCAGGAAACTTTCCATAAGCCAACATATGACAGTGTTCACTTAGGAGGTCCTAAAAAGGATTACTACTACCATACTACTGCTATGTTTAGAGCTAGAGAAGGGGGAATAGATGACGTTGGTATTGGAGTACTATACGGATTATATGACCCTAAATATGAAACAGTTGCTATGATTTTATATGCAAATGAACTTGAAAAAGTGACTGGAGTAGGTCCTCACACTATCTCAGTTCCTAGAATAAGACAAGCTAGTAATGTAACTTTAAAAGAGTATCCTCACCTTGTTGATGATGAACAATTTAAAAAGATAGTTGCAGTATTAAGACTTGCAGTTCCTTATACTGGTATGATTTTATCTACAAGAGAAGAAGCTGGATTTAGAGATGAAGTAATTGATCTTGGTATTTCTCAAGTAAGTACTGGATCTTGTACTGGTGTAGGTGGATATTCAGAAGAAAATAAAAATACAGCTCAATTTGAAGTAGGAGATCACCGTTCTCCTATGGAAATGCTTGAAAGCCTTATTAAAAGTGGATATATCCCTAGTTACTGTACAGCTTGCTACAGATCTGGACGTACTGGAGATAGATTTATGAAAATAGCTAAGAGTGGAAAAATAAATGTTATGTGTGAAGCAAATGCACTTATGACTCTTAAAGAGTTCCTTCTTGACTATGCTGATGACCACTTGAGAGAAGTTGGAAATGAAGCAATTCTTAAAGCATTAAGCAAAATGGGAGATGCTGAATTTAAAAAGAAAATAATGGGATATTTAAAAGATATAGAAAACGGAGCAAGAGATATTTCGGTTTAATTTTTATCCTAATAAAGAGAAAAACTGGTAGAGGCCTAAGCCAATACCAGTTTTTTAAATTTGGTTTGTATAGTTAAACTAAATTATTCGGCTTCTTCAAGTTCAACTGTTCCTTCTACACTGTTTTGTCTTTTTAACATACGGAAGAATCCAATTAAACAGATAATTGCTAGAGCAATTCCTAATATATTTCCAGTCATAAGTACGCTATTATCATCTAAAGCGTGTAATAGATTTCTAAATCCAATTGGAGATATTACTATAAATGAAGTACATACTACAGTCATAAATACTGCTGGCACTAAAGCTATCCAATAGAATTTTTTATTCTTAGCTAAATATGTTGCTGCTGCCCATAATGCAATTGCTGCAAGAGTTTGGTTTGACCAGCTAAAGTATCTCCAAAGAATGTTAAAGTTAACATTACATAGAACGATACCTATTGCAAATAGAGGAATAGCAATTATAAATCTATTCATTATAGGTCCTTGTTTATAATTAAGAGCATCTGCAATTGTAAGTCTGGCACTTCTAAATGCTGTATCTCCAGAAGTTATCGGACAAGCAACAACACCAAGTATTGCTAGAGCTCCTCCAACTTTTCCTAAAACAGTGTTAGAAATTGTATTAACAACTACTGCTGGGTTACTTCCTTGAGTTGCTAATCCTTCTACTCCACCAAAGAATGACATTGCTGCAGCTGCCCATACTAGTGCAACTACACCTTCAGTAATCATAGCACCGTAGAAAACTTTTCTACCTTGTGATTCTGATGTTAGACATCTTGCCATCATTGGAGATTGTGTAGCATGGAATCCACTTATTGCTCCACAAGCTATTGTGATACACAATGTTGGGAATATAGGTGTTCCTTTAGGGTTAAAGTTACGGAATGCAAATTCAGGTAATTGGTATCCTTGAACAACTATTCCAACTCCAATTCCAACTGCCATTATTAATAAACAAACACCAAATATTGGATAAATTTTTCCTATTAATTTATCAATTGGTAAAACTGTAGCAATTATATAATAAACAATGATTATACATACAAATACAAGAGTTGATACTTGTGGCATCAATTTATTTAAAAGACCAGCAGGTGATGTTACGAAAACAACTCCAACTAATACCAGAAGTACTACTGAGAATATTCTCATAAGTTGTTTTGCTCCATTTCCTAAGTTGTGTCCTACAAGTTCTGCAACAGAGTCTCCATCTTTTCTCAATGACATCATTCCTATTAGATAGTCATGAACTGCTCCTGCAAAAATACAACCAAACACAATCCAAATAAATGCCATAGGTCCCCACATTGCACCTAGTATAGCTCCAAATATTGGTCCTGTTCCTGCTATATTCAAGAACTGAATCAAGAAAGTCTTTTTCAGGCTCATTGGAACATAGTCAACACCATCAGCTAATCTCTCTGCTGGAGTTGGATTTGCATCATTAGGTCCAAATACTTTTTCTACAAATTTTCCATATACAAGATAACCAACTATAAGTGCAATAACTGATAAAATAAACGCAAACATAATGAATCCTCCCTTTTACTTTTTTTATATAAATAACAAACATTTTTCCTTATTATAAATGATACCTTTTTTTAAAAAAATATGGCGTTTTTAGACCTAAAAGGTTGTTTTCAGGTATTAAAATGCAAAAACAACACTCTCAAAAGCAGTGACAAAATAATATTTTTGCATTTACCTATGAATAAGTGATAGAATGTAAGTAATAGAATAAAAGCTTCAAAAATTGATAAAAGGGGTGATCTTTTGAATAAAAAAAGAGGTATGGTACATATCTATACTGGAAACGGGAAAGGAAAAACTACTGCAAGTCTTGGACTTACTGTAAGAGCACTGGGACATGATTTTAAAGTCTATATTGGACAATTTATGAAAGGGCAAAGATATGGTGAGCTTAAAACACTAGAAAAACTTGGTGTCACTGTAGAAAGATTTGGAACAAAGAGTTGTATTTTTTCTCCAGAACATGTTAAAGATATAGATAGACAAATGGCAAAAGAAGGATATGAAAAGGTTAAGAAAATAATTGAAAGTGGAGAATATGATCTTGTGATCTTAGACGAAATCTGTATCTGTCCATTCTTTACACTTATAACTGAAGAACAGATAAGAGACCTTATTAAAGCTAAACCAGAAGAAACAGAACTGGTTCTTACAGGAAGATATGCACCAAAAGGACTTTATGCTGATGCAGATCTAATTACTGAAATGAGAGAAATCAAACACTATTACAGTACTGATGGTGTCCTTGCCAGACCTGGAATTGAAAGATAGAGGGAAAATCCTCTATCTTTTTTCAAACTTAAATCCAATTTTTTGGATTTTTTCAACCTCTTCTCCATTTAAAATCTCAATTACACTTTTTGAAGCAAGTTCTCCAGTATGCTCATTTTCAAATCTAATAGTTGATATAGGTGGAGTCACCAGTCCTGATACCTTATAACCTCCATAACTAAATATAGAAACTTTATCTAAAATCTCACTATGAAACTCTTTAAGTCCTTTTATAACACCAAAGGCTATAGTATCTGTTGCACACACTATACAATTTGGAACATCTTTATTTTTATAGACTTTCTTAAAATTTTTATAACTATTATCATAAGAAAAATCTGTCTCAAGATAATCAACTTCAATGCCTTTTTCAATTATTGGATTAATAAGGGACTCTTTTCTTATCTTTCCAACCATTATATCCTCTTCATTTACTCCAATATATAATACCTTTTCAAACTTTTCACCAATTATATAGCTACTTAAAATCTCTCCAGCCTTCTCTTCGTCATTTACAATAGAGTATCCATTTGGAAGAATCTGCCCTATAAAAAGGACTGGAACAGGAGATTTTTTTATCAACTTTACATGATTATCAGTAACAGAAGTTGCAATAACTATTATAGCTTCAACTTTTAGCCTGGCAAGATTTTCAATATTTGAAAGCTCAAGTTCTTTATCATGGCTTGTATTTACAATTACAGGAGTATATCCACTTTTTCTAAGAGAGCTGTCTAAAGACATAAGTATGGTAGAACTTATAACTGAATCAAGACATGGAACAACTATTCCAATGAGCTTTGAACTTTTAGCTTTTATTCCCCTTGCAAAAACGTTGGGAACATAATTGTATTTATTAATTACCTTTTCTATTTTCTCCTTAGATTCCTGGCTTACATATCCACTATTGAAGTATCTTGATACTGTACTCTTTCCAACTCCTGAATATTCAGCTATCTCTTTTATAGTCAACTTCTTCATCTTTATCTCCTTCTACAAATATATATTTTTATATTAGCATAGAAATTTTTTTAATTCAATTATATTACCACTTTATGGATTTATGAGTATTATAAAAGAACAAATACATTTTTTACTGTAAAAAATGATGGAATTATTATTGACTTTTTGAAAAAAGATGTTATACTGAAAATATATGGGACCGTTCCCATAAAAAGAAAAATAAAAGTTAAAAACGTAAAATATAAAAGGAGGGCATTATGGATTATAACTATATTGCAAAGGAAATTCTTGTAAATATTGGCGGAAAAGAAAATGTTAACGTATTGGAGCATTGTGCTACTAGAATAAGAATAGTTGCTAAGGACAATGATAAGGTAAATAAAGCTGGACTAAAAGCTATCAAAGGTATTGGTGGATATTTCTATCAATCTGGACAACATCAGATTATTCTTGGTACAGGTCATGTTAATAAGGTATTTGATATTTTAAACACTGATGGTATCAAAACTGAGGGTGCTAAAAAAGAGGCTTATGCAAATCTTAACATATTCCAAAAGACAATACGTTCTTTAGCAGATGTATTTATTCCTCTTATTCCAGTTCTTGTTGCTACTGGACTTTTCATGGGAATTAGAGGTTTTCTTGCTCAAGTAGGAGTAACATTTTCTCCAGAATTTACAACATTATCTCAAGTTGTAACTGATACTGTATTTATATTCCTACCTGCACTAGTTGTATGGTCTACATTTAAAAGATTTGGTGGTACTCCAGTAATTGGAATGGTACTTGGTCTTATGCTTGTTGCTCCAATGCTTCCAAATGCATGGGCTGTTGCAAGTGGAAATGCCTCTCCAATTGTTATTGGAATCTTCAAAATTCAAGGTTTCCAAGGAACTATAATTCCATCTTTAATAGTTGGTATATTTGGAGCACATGTTGAAAAATGGATTAAAAAATGGATGCCAAATGTAGTTGATTTGATATTCACTCCTTTCTTAACAATTATAATCGGTATGATTGCTGCGTTTATGGTAATTGGACCCGTATTTACAATGATTGAGCACGCTGTTATGTCTTCAATAGAATTTATAATTGACCTTCCATTTGGATTAGGTGGAGCTATAGTTGGAGGAGTACAACAGGTTCTTACTATAACAGGGCTACATCACTCACTTATGATAGTTGAAACAAGTTACCTATCATCACTTGGAATCAACCCATTAAATGCTTTAATCACAGCATCTATGGCTGGACAGGCTGGAGCTGCAATAGCTTATACAATGACAATTAAGAATAAAGAGGAAAGAGCTCTTAAATTCTCATCTATCATTCCATGTTTCTTTGGAATAACTGAACCACTACTATTTGGAGTTACTTTAACTAATACAAGAGTATTCACAGCTGGAATAATTGGTGGAGCTATAGCTGGTGCTTTTGCTGCTATATTCCATATTGCCCCATCTGTAATGGGAGTTACATTTATTCCTGCAATACCAGCATACCTTGGAAATAATCTTATGATGTATCTTGCAATGATAATTGTAGGAATTTTAGCTGGTATGATAATGACTAAAATTTTAATGAAGAAAGAGGCTTAATATGTGGAAACCAAAATATCATATTTCTCCTGAATATGGTCTTTTAAATGATCCCAATGGACTTATATACTTCAAAGGTTATTACCATGTTTTTTATCAATGGAATCCCAATGAGTGTGCTCATGGTCCTAA is a genomic window of Fusobacterium sp. DD2 containing:
- a CDS encoding YifB family Mg chelatase-like AAA ATPase; this encodes MNKRVLSSSYLGAESFLVETEIDISSGLPIFSIIGLGDTAISESKDRIRTALKNSDFRLEPKKIIVNLSPAGVKKEGAHFDLPIAIGIMCAMGFIKDRYDVLNNYLFIGELSLNGNIKSVRGAINTVIFAKENGYKGVVLPLENYQEASLIKDIDIIPVSTLSEAAFFISKNEISKPPLKNILPEIENDLDFSDVKGQVMAKRGLEIAAAGKHNIILIGSPGSGKSMLCKRIQGIMPPMSEKEIIEATKIHSIAGELNENTPIVNIPPFRAPHHTSSPVAIIGGGKKITPGEVSLASGGILFLDEIGEFPRSVLESLRQPLEDKKVSISRALYRAEFKTDFIFLAASNPCPCGFYYEGDKCICTQTEVDKYMKKFSGPIMDRIDMHIEIRRLSEQELMSEEKSESSTAIRKRVIKARNIQYKRFGSELCNGEMTQKDIKKYCTLSGELKNYFKQVIKAMEISARGYDKILKIARTIADLDNSKNIEKEHLMEAVSFRTR
- a CDS encoding Crp/Fnr family transcriptional regulator, which codes for MNNFIDIIKIFANIDNKTKNKIAAFSQIKLYKKGEHLFLDRDNVNTLFFIVDGIAALYKIGPSLDKKVIFIHGKGDFLNEVIIQKPVASLNCELLCNSKILEINVSEFENLMKEDFTLCKNTLNGMAYRIRRMFHQLKNTSNSVRLDKQIASKLWKFSRDFGKNTPNGIEIGFKLSISYLADIVGSKRETVSRQLKVLSEENLILVKRNRIIVKDKDKLLNYFKKT
- the asrA gene encoding anaerobic sulfite reductase subunit AsrA, with amino-acid sequence MGFQLSEKDINLFFNSLKDEYDIYAPVVYENGGRFSDTDCIRYGKVNKVEEIEFNKKSEFSFKEVILPIVQTLFYFTEDVVKEADNRKKGAVIFLRSCDLNAVKRLDQIYLANGNEDFYYKRLRDRVKFILIGCKNSFDNCFCVDMNTNRCENYSMAMNYSEDGLFVDIKDKEWEEFFKTHNTKKIDVTPDYVTENNIKVNIPKNLSSDVAKSTLWNQYDSRCIACGRCNFVCPTCTCFTMQDIFYRDNGRVGERKRVWASCMVDGYTDVAGGGAYRKQHGQRMRFKVLHKVLDFKQRFGYHMCVGCGRCDDICPEYISFSNAINNLEKAMEEVTEKND
- the asrB gene encoding anaerobic sulfite reductase subunit AsrB; this translates as MTNEYIPFLSEIVEVIKHTDIEYTFRMRYTKDDVKPGQFFEVSIPKYGEAPISVSGIGKDTIDFTIRKVGKVTNEIFEKYVGEKLFLRGPYGNGFDIDIYKNKELVIVAGGTGVSPVRGVIEYFADHRDEVKDLKLITGYKGPEFILFKDDIPKWKEKMEYILTVDQGEETTQYKVGLVTEFIPKLKFKDISSAVAIVVGPPAMMKFSSLALLKAGIKPENIWISQERKMCCGIGKCGHCKIGDIYVCVDGPVFNYVKGRTLLD
- the asrC gene encoding sulfite reductase subunit C, with the protein product MDINTKDIKKNAFRVTKVRGFTASRVRVPGGHLDAKFLSMIQEIAQTYGNGLVHITSRQGFEIPGIPFEKIPEVNAKLQPIIEGLGINQPEKGKGYSASGTRNITACIGNNVCPFACYDTSSFAKRIEKEVFPHDLHFKIALTGCPNDCAKVRMHDFGIMGMTLPQFNPDRCVSCGACVRACQRKSTGALTSVNYRPERDHERCIGCGECVLNCPNMAWTRSKKKYYRLTLLGRTGKKNPRLGEDFLKWTDEDTITKVILNTYDYVTKYISKDAPGGKEHIGYIVDRTGFEEFKKWALKDINLSEETEVYTPIYWKGVKY
- a CDS encoding TIGR04076 family protein encodes the protein MRKPKIILEIVDKLGKYNCHRCHKIGEKFDFDIDRGKICPMALHSGFPYIDILRYNGDLPTTSNGDYRFCCPDSDVAMVFKIIVEDK
- the hydG gene encoding [FeFe] hydrogenase H-cluster radical SAM maturase HydG; protein product: MREEKYSIEFLNEDRINSILNSAKEKSQDKEIVTKILEKAKAALGITAEEAAILLNIQDQDLLNEMFKVAKSIKEKIYGKRIVMFAPLYVSNYCVNNCKYCGYQHCNDKLSRKKLTREQLVEEVKALEKLGHKRIVLEAGEDPINCSLDYILQCIKDIYSIKFENGNIRRININIAATTVENYRKLKAAEIGTYTLFQETFHKPTYDSVHLGGPKKDYYYHTTAMFRAREGGIDDVGIGVLYGLYDPKYETVAMILYANELEKVTGVGPHTISVPRIRQASNVTLKEYPHLVDDEQFKKIVAVLRLAVPYTGMILSTREEAGFRDEVIDLGISQVSTGSCTGVGGYSEENKNTAQFEVGDHRSPMEMLESLIKSGYIPSYCTACYRSGRTGDRFMKIAKSGKINVMCEANALMTLKEFLLDYADDHLREVGNEAILKALSKMGDAEFKKKIMGYLKDIENGARDISV
- a CDS encoding carbon starvation protein A is translated as MFAFILSVIALIVGYLVYGKFVEKVFGPNDANPTPAERLADGVDYVPMSLKKTFLIQFLNIAGTGPIFGAILGAMWGPMAFIWIVFGCIFAGAVHDYLIGMMSLRKDGDSVAELVGHNLGNGAKQLMRIFSVVLLVLVGVVFVTSPAGLLNKLMPQVSTLVFVCIIIVYYIIATVLPIDKLIGKIYPIFGVCLLIMAVGIGVGIVVQGYQLPEFAFRNFNPKGTPIFPTLCITIACGAISGFHATQSPMMARCLTSESQGRKVFYGAMITEGVVALVWAAAAMSFFGGVEGLATQGSNPAVVVNTISNTVLGKVGGALAILGVVACPITSGDTAFRSARLTIADALNYKQGPIMNRFIIAIPLFAIGIVLCNVNFNILWRYFSWSNQTLAAIALWAAATYLAKNKKFYWIALVPAVFMTVVCTSFIVISPIGFRNLLHALDDNSVLMTGNILGIALAIICLIGFFRMLKRQNSVEGTVELEEAE
- a CDS encoding cob(I)yrinic acid a,c-diamide adenosyltransferase, encoding MVHIYTGNGKGKTTASLGLTVRALGHDFKVYIGQFMKGQRYGELKTLEKLGVTVERFGTKSCIFSPEHVKDIDRQMAKEGYEKVKKIIESGEYDLVILDEICICPFFTLITEEQIRDLIKAKPEETELVLTGRYAPKGLYADADLITEMREIKHYYSTDGVLARPGIER